The proteins below come from a single Micropterus dolomieu isolate WLL.071019.BEF.003 ecotype Adirondacks linkage group LG05, ASM2129224v1, whole genome shotgun sequence genomic window:
- the LOC123971688 gene encoding granzyme G-like — translation MLIHCKLVILILVLSVDGQVLLREIFGGHEVVPHSRPYMVLLELHMLHGLTNYCGGFLLNEDSVMTAAHCKARFYTVLLGVHNVHNSGEVQRVSVDQTFPHKDFNSTLLKNDIMLLKLNSKAKFSKNVRPIALAGQDDGSLPKSCRASGWGKTDRNHKYMSHVLREVNVTLTDSEKCRKDNLYCSEGETGPAEGDSGGPLVCEDGKAYGVVSSVLKPKSGGPLIHGFT, via the exons ATGTTAATCCACTGTAAACTGGTAATACTGATACTCGTGCTGAGTGTTGATGGCCAAG TTCTTTTAAGGGAAATCTTTGGTGGTCACGAGGTTGTGCCACATAGCAGGCCATACATGGTGCTTTTGGAACTGCACATGCTGCATGGTTTAACAAACTATTGCGGTGGCTTCCTTCTGAATGAGGATTCTGTGATGACTGCAGCCCACTGCAAAGCCAG GTTCTACACAGTCTTACTGGGAGTTCACAATGTCCATAACAGTGGTGAAGTACAGCGCGTATCTGTGGACCAAACATTTCCACATAAAGACTTCAATTCAACATTGTTAAAAAATGACATCATGCTCCTTaa GTTGAACTCCAAGGCAAAATTCAGCAAAAATGTGAGACCCATTGCTCTCGCAGGTCAAGATGATGGCTCTCTCCCAAAATCATGTAGAGCCTCTGGCTGGGGAAAAACTGACAGGAACCACAAATATATGTCACATGTACTCAGGGAGGTCAACGTAACACTCACTGACAGTGAGAAGTGTCGTAAGGACAACTTGTACTGCTCTGAGGGAGAGACTGGACCGGCTG AGGGAGACTCTGGTGGCCCATTGGTCTGTGAAGATGGGAAGGCATACGGCGTGGTGTCCTCCGTCCTCAAACCAAAGTCAGGTGGCCCGTTGATCCATGGTTTCACTTAG
- the LOC123971687 gene encoding granzyme E-like, translated as MFIHCKLVVLILVLTLDGQVHTGEIYGGHEAVPHSRPYMVLLVRHMDGSKSYCGGFLLNEDFVMTAAHCKAKSYTALLGLHNFRESNNIQNISVEQTFPHKDFNATDFKNDIMLLKLNSKANFSKSVRPIVLAGQDDGSLPKSCIVSGWGSYDRNNKHMSLVLMEANVTLIDREQCAKEHSYCTEGETGPGEGDSGGPLVCEDGKAYGVVSSTLKPTSGGPFIHCFARIPDYRSWINSIMEPNAKLY; from the exons ATGTTTATCCACTGTAAACTGGTAGTACTGATACTCGTGCTGACTCTTGATGGCCAAG TTCATACAGGGGAAATCTATGGGGGTCATGAGGCTGTGCCACATAGCAGGCCATACATGGTGCTTTTGGTGCGGCACATGGATGGTTCAAAAAGCTACTGCGGTGGCTTCCTTCTGAATGAGGATTTTGTGATGACTGCAGCCCACTGCAAAGCCAA GTCCTACACAGCCTTACTGGGACTTCACAATTTTCGTGAGAGTAATAATATACAGAATATATCTGTGGAGCAAACATTTCCACATAAAGACTTCAATGCAACGGATTTCAAAAATGACATCATGCTCCTTAAG TTGAACTCCAAGGCAAATTTCAGCAAAAGTGTGAGACCCATTGTTCTCGCAGGCCAAGATGATGGCTCTCTCCCAAAATCATGTATAGTCTCTGGCTGGGGAAGTTATGACAGGAACAACAAACATATGTCCCTCGTACTTATGGAAGCCAATGTAACACTCATTGACAGAGAACAGTGTGCTAAGGAACACTCATACTGTACTGAAGGAGAGACCGGACCGGGTGAG GGAGACTCTGGTGGCCCATTGGTCTGTGAAGATGGGAAGGCATATGGGGTGGTGTCCTCCACCCTCAAACCAACATCAGGTGGCCCATTTATCCATTGTTTTGCTAGAATTCCTGACTACAGAAGCTGGATCAATTCGATCATGGAGCCTAATGCAAAGCTCTACTAG
- the LOC123971689 gene encoding granzyme E-like, giving the protein MFIHCKLVILILVLTLDGQVHTGEIYGGHEAVPHSRPYMVLLVRTMPDGTTRHCGGFLLNEDFVMTAAHCQNGSHIVLLGVHNAHKTSEGQSISVEQTFPRKDFNKTDFKNDIMLLKLSSKAKFSKSVRPIALAGQDDGSVPKSCIVSGWGSYDRNDKHMSHVLREVNVTLIDNEKCRKDNLYCSEGETGPAAGDSGGPLVCEDGKAYGVVSSTFHPNSGGPPIHCFAKIPDQRIWIDLIMKNAWKKVNYM; this is encoded by the exons ATGTTTATCCACTGTAAACTGGTAATACTGATACTCGTGCTGACTCTTGATGGCCAAG TTCATACAGGGGAAATCTATGGGGGTCATGAGGCAGTGCCACATAGCAGGCCATACATGGTGCTTTTGGTGCGAACCATGCCGGATGGTACTACAAGACACTGTGGTGGCTTCCTTCTGAATGAGGATTTTGTGATGACTGCAGCCCACTGCCAAAACGG gTCCCACATAGTCCTACTGGGAGTTCACAATGCCCATAAGACTAGTGAAGGACAGAGTATTTCTGTTGAACAAACTTTTCCACGTAAAGACTTCAacaaaactgattttaaaaatgacataatGCTTCTtaag CTGAGCTCCAAGGCAAAATTCAGCAAAAGTGTGAGACCCATTGCTCTCGCAGGCCAAGATGATGGCTCGGTCCCAAAATCCTGTATAGTCTCCGGCTGGGGAAGTTATGACAGGAACGACAAACATATGTCACATGTACTCAGGGAGGTCAACGTAACACTCATTGACAATGAGAAGTGTCGTAAGGACAACTTGTACTGCTCTGAGGGAGAGACTGGACCAGCTGCG GGAGACTCTGGTGGCCCATTGGTCTGTGAAGATGGGAAGGCATACGGGGTGGTGTCCTCCACCTTCCATCCAAACTCAGGTGGCCCGCCTATCCATTGTTTCGCGAAGATTCCTGACCAGAGAATCTGGATCGATTTGATCATGAAAAATGCATGGAAAAAGGTCAATTACATGTAA